Genomic segment of Acidimicrobiales bacterium:
GGCCATCGAGGTGGCCGCTCGCCTGCAGCCCGTCCTCATCGTCTTTCATGTCGCCCTCGGAGAGCTGGCGATGAGCGACGCCCTGCGCATGGTGCACGCCGCCGCGCCCGGTTCGCGGGTGGTCGTCCTTCCTGGATCCCGCCCTCAGGGTCCGGGGACCGAAGGGGCCACCGCTGGGAGATCCGGGCGTGAGGATCTGCCCGGGTCGGAGTCCCCTTCACTGATGCCTTGACGGCCGTCGTTGGCACGACGGCTGTGACGAGGCGGAAGCTCGCCGCCGGACCGGGGAGTGCGAGCGAAGCGCGCCGAACGGTGTCCAAAGCCTGCGCCGAGGTCGGGGAGGAGCCGCTTCTCGAAGACGCCCACAGCATTGCCAGCGAGCTGGTCACCAACGCCGTGGTTCACGCCCGGACGGTCATCGACCTCACGGTCCGGGCGGGGGGCGGCGCGGTGCGCATCGCGGTCGGCGACGGCTCACACCAACGCCCGACC
This window contains:
- a CDS encoding ATP-binding protein, yielding MTAVVGTTAVTRRKLAAGPGSASEARRTVSKACAEVGEEPLLEDAHSIASELVTNAVVHARTVIDLTVRAGGGAVRIAVGDGSHQRPTVLPTDVEALRGRGLMLVDALSFVWGIDPSPPGKTMRAQLMSPVPPSDAALAVSWPSRTSLMGVGARDSSWPAPTGRASG